Below is a genomic region from Medicago truncatula cultivar Jemalong A17 chromosome 3, MtrunA17r5.0-ANR, whole genome shotgun sequence.
GGAGATGCTACACCAGGAAATCTCTTGACAGGGTTTGGATTTTTTGAGCCTTATTGGCTTATTGACATTGCCAATGTTTGTATTATCATTCATTTGGTTGGAGGCTATCAGGTACTACTCTTACCAATCGAAATTCactagtaattatttttttacaataaaatcaTACCTTTTGATTTATCATAACTTAAGGTCTTTTTGTATTCCCTCATGTCAAATTGATGAAACAATTGTACTCATCAGAAAAAGTACAATTATTTGCAACATGCAATctttgtagcaccgacacttctatttgaaaatgtgtttgATGTCCGACACTGATAAAATGTGTTTGATGTCCGACACTGATATGACAACGTCACATATtattacatttaattattttttttttttcaagttattaatattgttgaagTGTCAGCATTAGGGTAGTGTATGTGTGCCATTGCTTCATAGCATTCAGTTGAGTAGCCGACCTcactaaaattattaaataaatgggACAAGAAAAGCACTAAATAAATAACTTCAGAAGAGACATAGTTCTACTGTCATCTGACATAAACATGTGCAGTTATATACAAAAACCAACCTATGCTGTGCTTTCTTATTTGtaattatgcaaaaaaaaaaaacagtgtggatttgattttagtttagtttacatTACTTATATACTGACATTTATGCCTAtgttacctagtattgattttTAAATCAACAAATATATAGTTTTCTGCATTGTTATTCATCTATATGGTTTTCTGTATTGCAGATATACAGTCAACCAATATATAGTACTGCTGATAGATGGTTCACAAAAAAATACCCCAACAGTGGCTTTGTGAACAATTTCCACAAAGTGAAACTTCCTCTATTACCTTCTTTTGAGATAAACCTTTTCAGATTCTGTTTTAGAACAAGCTATGTGATTTCAACCACTGGACTTGCAATTCTATTTCCTTACTTCAACTCAGTTCTAGGATTATTAGGAGCCATAAATTTCTGGCCATTGGCTATATATTTCCCAGTTGAAATGTACTTTGTACAGAAGAAAGTTGGAGCTTGGACTAGAAAATGGATTGTTCTAAGGATTTTTAGCTTTGCTTGCTTCCTTGTCACCATGGTTGGATTTGTTGGATCATTTGAAGGAATCATAAGTGAGAAAATTAGAGGAAAAGGTTAATGGTGTTATTAATCCTTAATAATGCTTACTTTATTTGGGGTTGTACATTGGTTCATGTAATGTAATAGTGGTGGTTTCAGAGTTGTTAGATAGGGATTAAGATATTTAAGGGATGGATTATACTACTGGCCATTTAATAATATACAAGTTGATTGATGCATAACTCCCTTCAAAGAAGTGAGTTCCAACAAATTTGTAGTTTGATATTGATGGAGTTCTATTTTATCGAAGTcccaaactttatttttctcaaaaatacaTTCTACACTCAttcaagaacaattttttttttcttccatatttaACTTTTATCAAAGGCAGTTTTATTCAAAGTAGAGGTAAGACATATAGAGATTCTATTGGTTTTGCCAACAAATTCGAGGTGTGGTTCATCGCTTCATTAAAGACTGATTCcttcgtgacaaaaaaaaatggaaaagaccAAACGCCATGGTAACTTGTTATTAACCTCAAGTGGTGGTGAGATGAGAGTGgatcaacaaaaaatatcaacCAAAATGCTGTGAAGCGGCCTTTATGGCACCCAAGCATACCTTTTAGCACTCTGAGGCGCATATGACTGGTGCTACTGGTTGGTCTAGCGCCTAAGCATACATCGCTTGAGGCGCAATTGACTTTGGAGTTACTGCATTGTCAGTGGCCAGACGGCGCAACTGACTATGGAATTACTGCATTGTCAATGGCCAGAGACCCATGTTTATTGCGCTTAGGTTGCAAATAACTTTGGGAATATTGCCATATCAGTGCCCAATTTGCGCTTACGGCACAAATGACTCTTGGCTTCTGTTGCTCTTGCTGAAAATTGCTTAAATATTGCTTGAGATACCAATCATGATGAAGCATTGGAATTCATTGAAAAGATGCCAATAGAACCTAGCATTGAGGTATGGAAGAGTTTACTGAACAATTGTAGGGTTCGTGGAAACTTGTAATTTGGTGATTAGTGCGCCAAAGTAGTTGAAAAGTTGAATTCATCTGGTACAAGGGAAAAAACAATAGCATGCCTTTTACTTGGACAAAGTTCAGACTTAGCAATCAAAAGTGGTCAAGTTCGGCGTGAAGTCTATGAATATCTCGAATGAGATGGTTCCCGTCCAATTAATAGTGAGGTCGATGTTTTGCTTAGACGTTTGAGAGTGTAAATGAAATAAACTGGCTATATGGTAGTGGCGTAATGTTCGTCATATGACATAGATCAGGAAGACAAAAGaatatcatcttcttcatcacaGTGAAAAAATTGCTCTTGCTCAACTCTGATGTTCGTACTACAGTATGAATAATAACGAAAAATCTGAGTTTATTTCGAATGTCATACTGTAATGAAGATTATTTCGGAAATAGTGGGAAGAGAGTTTGTCATCTGAGATCTTAAAGGGTTCcatcattttaaaaatggaCTATGCTCCGGACGGGATTATTGGTGATGGTGACCATTAACCTAAGTACCCTCCATTTTTCTATCTAAATACATCCTAACTTAAGTTATCTTTACACTATACGTAATCTCTTATTCTTCATTTTCGTCAATTTATATGTGATTAAAGCTTCTAATTTAAAGCTTCTGAATCTGATTATACTTTCTGAATTTTTGAGTTGCTTCTAATTCTACTTTGTGAATATTTGAGTTGATTCTGATTAtaattagtgatttttttttttcttcggaaTTTTTTACCAAGTATATAACTATTTGATACAATTATCCATCacataatgttttaaaaaactGATACAGTGAAGTCCATGACTATTTGATATCATTCTTGATTTTAAAAcctgataaaaataaaaaacctgaTATAATTCACCCATCAAAGTATataagtttcaaaatatataagatTCTAGTCATATCATACTCCATTTGTACCTATAAGTTTCATCTTAGTTGCTTAATAAAAATGGCATGCTATTTCACATCACAACATATATCTTACAACTTGTTCTCAGAGGTTGTATACACTAAATCTGTTGTCCTATATTTTCTGGTTCAAATATAACTTTTATGATCATTGTAGTATTTCACAGGGATTGAACaaacaaaatggattttttttgaaCTAGAAAACTGTGGTACTAGCATAAAAAGTATTTGAACAACATAGAGGAAATAGATCTGCTCCAGAATAATAAGGAAGGTGCACAAACTATTAGAACATTGTTGTGtttgaaattgtaaaaacaagAACCTGAAggaacaaatctcaatgcaaaCTTGCAAAGAAAACTATAGATTTCAAGATTTTTAATAAAGACCAATATGGTTTTTGTAAATACTATTGGAGGATAATACATCAACACATACACAACCGGTTACTGCAAGTCTCAAATAGGTTACATCTCATTGTTGTGAGTTAGTTAGCATCAAATAAGCTTGTCTGAAGTTAGTTATAACCGGTAACTTGTTTACCAAGTTATCTAGTTTTTCATTCCTTGTATATATAGAACTCTTGTAACTAACTTTCATTTAGATGATTGATTCAATGTATGAGATTTCCTTTTCCATTTTCTCTTTGAATTCAATCTCCTCGAAAACACAAACTGCTTGTTGCTAATTATAGTCCTTAACTgtaaaattttcttcttttcaatgtTTGTGGGGATAAGATTTTTAAATAAAGACCAATATGATTCACACAACCTGTTCACTCCATGTAGCGTAGTTCATTTAATTTGCTTACACTTTATTACATTGCCTTTGCAGGTGAAGGTTGGAGAGCTTTGAGTGGGACAGACACTCAACTGTCTCCATAATTTCTGATACATTGTTAGAGTTGTCTCCACTAGCATGACTAAAAACTTCTTCTAGTTGAGTAGCATTTGATATGTCAAGTGCACACAACTGTAGAGGCATTCTAACCATAGCAACAGAGAAAAGGCTTCTCAAGTTGTGGCAAAAACTGACCTCTATTCTTTCTAGCTTTGGAATACAAACTTCAGAATTGGAAAGCTGCACAAGCTCTCCATTTTCCGCAATTATTTCTTCCAATTCATGGAATTCATATATAGTAAGGTCTTTCAACTCTGGCAGACTTCTATGTGCCTTCATGCTGAATAGAGATTTCAAGTTTTCACATCAACCCGCTTGTAATTGCCCAAGATATTGAAAGTTCTTAATCTGTCCAGGAGCGGGACTCACCCTTGATACGAGGCACAATTTAGAAATACCATCCAAGACCAAATTCTTTAAGCCAGGGAATTTGCCATTTTTTggtaacaataaagaaaaaaaaaaatcaacaatagaCTTTGATAAAATACAACTCCATCAATATCAAATTACAAATTTGTTGAAAAGAAGCGAGTTATGCATCAATCAACTTGTATATGATTAAATGGCTTGTAGTATAATCCATCCCTTAAATATCTTAATGCCTATCTAACAACTCTGAAAACCGTAGACATTACATGAACCAACGTACAGCCCCAAATAAAGTAAGCATTACTAAGTATTAATAACATCATTAACCTTTTCCactaattttctctcttatgaTACCTTCAAATGATCCAACAAATCCAACCATTGTGACAAGAAAGCAAGCAAAGCTAAAAATCCTTAGAGCAATCCATTTTCTAGTCCAAGCTCCAACTTTCTTCTGTACAAAGTACATTTCAACTGGGAAATATATAGCCAATGGCCAGAAATTTATGGCTCCTAATAATCCTAGAACTGAGTTGAAGTAAGGAAATAAAATTGCTAGTCCAGTGGTTGAAATCACATAGCTTGTTCTATAACAGAATCTGAAAAGATTTATCTCCAAAGCTGGTAATAGAGGAAGTTTCACTTTGTGGAAATCGTTCACAAAGCCACTGTTAGGGTATTTTTTTGAGAACCATCTATCAGCAGTAGTATATATTGGTTGACAGTATATCTGCAATTGAGAAGACCATATAgatgaaaaacaaaatgtatgatgctattgtaaaaaaagaattacTAGTGAATTTTAATTGGCAAGGGACTAATGGTAGTACCTGATAGCCTCCAACCAAATGAATGATAATACAAACATTGGCAATGTCAATAAGCCAATAAGGCTCAAAAAATCCAAACCCTGTCAAGAGATTTCCTGGTGTAGCATCTCCAAAAGCTGCATATCCAAAGCATCCACAGCATAGGTAGAAGAATGTTGTAATGAAGATTGCAACCATGGAAGCCTTTTTCATTGTTTGATTCTCTGGTGGAGGAGACTCTAGTGTGTCCTGTTCTCAACATAATTCAATACTTTCTGTTTCAGatatacaattttttctttaatcattctaTTTGAATATGAAATGTTTATGGTACCTGTATCTCAAGAAGGATAATTGAATATGGATAGGAAAAACTAATGTCACCAAGTGCCTGGAAGATTAACCAGATTTTGTCAGCAACTTTAGCTTTTTGTACTCCTGTTATACTTCCCATAATTCTTCCATTTTCTGCAATAATGCGATTAAACTCAAAGTCGTTATTgtgggacggatggagtaacaAATCGACAGAATTTGAGTGAAAATGAGTCTTacttatgactgttgatatgccAAGTCCTAGTCCAATGAATGAGTATGTAAAGGACATTAGTGCAGCAACAACCGAAACCCAAGCCATGTTATGGAGATCCGGTATGAACGACATTACAATCTGAACAAGTCCAAACAGTATCATATACAAGTTACCACCATAAGTACAAGGAGCTTGGTGTCCTTCTTTATGATAGCAATTTGATTTCATAATAGCCCTGTATTCGTTGGTACATAAATATGTATCATTAGCATGTTCGTAAGCTGTTCTCATCTTATTTCCATGATAGCtaatgaaaacagcttataacttGTATGAGGACAATTTGAATCATTAGTTTATCCTTTGTTATAGAAATTGCTTATACGTAAGCATTTATATGTTACATGCTTAGGGGCAAAGCTATGTAGAAAGTTGAGTGGTCATGTGCCTGCACTACTAATTTCATTCTAGTATATAACGATGTTATGCCAACTACATGCCCTTAAGAGcttaactaagttgtttatccaattCGAGcctaaaagaaaagaaaataagtcTTCCAAATTCATGAAGGGTTGAATAGGAGAATTGCCTCAAACTGGTGGCTGTGGTAAGTACACAGGCAACACTAGTCCCATACAAGgtcaaaaattgaaggaaaccAGCCACATATGTCCTCTTATTACCTGAAAACCACTTTCAAGTTATAACTATTATGGTAGAGTTCATGAAAATCATAATATATCTATGTTTTCTACATAATGAAGAGTTTATAGTGTGTTATAGTTACCAAGATTAACTCTAACAGCATCCATGTAAGAGTAGTTCCTTTTCCCAGTTACCGAATCAGGATTTCTGTAACAATCGGATAAAAGGAATGAAGAAATATAAGTAACTATTGCACAACAAAGCAAGGTAACTGGTCCTCCAATCCATCCTAATTGAGCAGTACTCCATGCCAATGACAGAACACCAGAACCAATAACTGCTGTGATGATATGAGCCACAGCACTCTTTAAATTTCCTgcataaacaaatattcaatattcaaatccatgtatatgaaaaaaatgaattggttATGTATGAATTAGGATGCTATAGAGAGTGTTTTATACCAGTCCTTTTTGCATGTCCATCATCATCATAAGCACCAGAAGCTTTTGTTATTTGAAGAGAGTTTTTCCCATCCATTTTTATCCAAGAATGTAATTCAATAGAAGCTTATGAAGTTTTCTGTATATGATAGAAAAAGCTTGAGCTATAAACAACAAAGACAAACTAGTCTTCATCTACATTAAATTTGAAGttaatactatatatatatgacttaGGGAACTGGATATGTTTGGTATGTATGGGACAAACTGACACAAGTCTAAGCATATGGCTATGTGATTGGACAATTTTACTAAATATATAACTGCTTAATAAAAAGAGCAGAACATGGTAAGATTGTTTGATAGAATCTTAATTATGCTAAAAACATGTGTTTGTTTGGCTTATGTATAATCTAGTAGATGATGAAATATGGACATTTAATAACTTTTGGAAgacatgtgtattttttatttcctaaaCAAACCTGTGTAAAATAAGTTACCAGATTTCCTTGAGAGTTGAGACAGCAGAAAATCAGGAAAAGGTCTCTATACTTGAACCAATGCAGATGTTCTTATCTGCATGTAAAATTATGGCCTATAGTAATTATATAGGCTAGGGGGGAAACTAGATGATTAGGCTGACGTAATTTTTACAAATCTGTATGATCTGTGATTATGAGGTCATTATTATATAAGGCTTCTATGGCAATAGCTTTTGACAATGACTCATAGTTACTAAAATAAGTGGTCGTGTCGCTCAAGCACTCTCCACTGTACGTTTTAAGGGTCATATTGTAATCTGGATCGTAGTATTTAAATACATTGTTGTAACA
It encodes:
- the LOC25490742 gene encoding probable amino acid permease 7; translation: MDGKNSLQITKASGAYDDDGHAKRTGNLKSAVAHIITAVIGSGVLSLAWSTAQLGWIGGPVTLLCCAIVTYISSFLLSDCYRNPDSVTGKRNYSYMDAVRVNLGNKRTYVAGFLQFLTLYGTSVACVLTTATSLRAIMKSNCYHKEGHQAPCTYGGNLYMILFGLVQIVMSFIPDLHNMAWVSVVAALMSFTYSFIGLGLGISTVIKNGRIMGSITGVQKAKVADKIWLIFQALGDISFSYPYSIILLEIQDTLESPPPENQTMKKASMVAIFITTFFYLCCGCFGYAAFGDATPGNLLTGFGFFEPYWLIDIANVCIIIHLVGGYQIYCQPIYTTADRWFSKKYPNSGFVNDFHKVKLPLLPALEINLFRFCYRTSYVISTTGLAILFPYFNSVLGLLGAINFWPLAIYFPVEMYFVQKKVGAWTRKWIALRIFSFACFLVTMVGFVGSFEGIIREKISGKG